A DNA window from Chitinibacter fontanus contains the following coding sequences:
- a CDS encoding AAA family ATPase codes for MNKPTKDVSQRLLGLLSMDEPEPPEMLDLEFPPDDFHDEMVEFMDAWLPDGQFIQTPPAWYASLQGLLSQSNPNLPMKTRIFHLAAEPESEQLCACRWLSYQYYKYFIVIDSYLDLHEWSDIPPDDVARARRGRTLAFIRHLDLSEVTYQDLVADPYIDIIIPRPKLPVNWQSQVLQLQHHPLPNNTPHSVQLTDVTQLQLQIASLAAPQQDMLRPLLEPKPLLPATEAVYLRVQQWSTQLGEGSHLRHVLDTVQEQTKLRALGGKALGFRPLLLTGEPGNAKSWLASQIAAVLGLPKYKIDFAGNGDRMLLVGSSRNWHNAAPGRIAQFLAESPVANPLIVIEEVDKALAGQDHGLQDLLLMLLEPENSKEFQDNFILPSLDLSHASFILTANDPSCLSSPLLSRLQQIELRRPNQAMMLQLLQEMYQRILKEMGVQAYFTPELPTGLAIQLVSRSISIRALRFNVQTAIEAAVKEPELSELLAHQHSLMPKLPPLNNTHVPKPPLGFLP; via the coding sequence ATGAATAAGCCAACTAAAGATGTATCACAACGATTATTGGGTCTCCTGAGTATGGATGAACCCGAACCGCCTGAGATGCTTGATCTTGAGTTTCCACCTGATGACTTTCATGACGAAATGGTGGAATTCATGGATGCTTGGTTACCGGATGGCCAGTTCATTCAAACGCCACCTGCATGGTATGCATCCCTGCAAGGACTATTGTCGCAAAGTAATCCGAATTTACCGATGAAGACGAGGATTTTTCATTTAGCGGCAGAACCTGAATCTGAGCAATTGTGTGCATGCCGATGGTTGTCTTATCAATACTATAAATACTTCATCGTCATTGATTCATATCTTGATCTACATGAGTGGTCTGATATCCCCCCAGATGATGTTGCTCGGGCTAGAAGAGGGCGAACCCTGGCATTTATTCGCCATCTTGATCTGTCAGAGGTTACTTACCAAGATCTCGTCGCTGATCCCTATATCGATATCATCATTCCACGACCAAAGTTGCCTGTAAATTGGCAAAGCCAAGTACTGCAACTTCAGCACCATCCGTTACCGAACAACACTCCCCATTCGGTCCAACTGACCGATGTCACTCAGCTGCAATTACAGATCGCCTCATTAGCCGCACCTCAGCAGGACATGCTTCGACCGTTACTTGAACCCAAACCCTTATTACCTGCAACCGAAGCGGTCTATCTACGCGTGCAGCAATGGTCGACTCAGTTAGGGGAGGGGAGTCATCTGCGGCATGTCCTTGATACGGTACAAGAGCAAACCAAACTTCGTGCACTGGGTGGCAAAGCACTGGGCTTTAGGCCGTTACTGCTAACCGGAGAGCCTGGTAATGCAAAAAGTTGGCTCGCCAGCCAAATTGCCGCCGTACTGGGATTACCAAAATACAAGATCGACTTCGCGGGCAACGGTGATCGGATGTTGTTAGTTGGCTCCTCTCGTAATTGGCACAATGCCGCTCCCGGCCGTATCGCCCAATTCTTAGCGGAATCTCCCGTAGCAAACCCGCTGATCGTCATTGAAGAAGTGGATAAAGCCCTCGCAGGACAAGACCATGGTTTGCAAGATTTACTGTTGATGCTGCTTGAACCTGAAAACAGCAAAGAATTCCAAGACAATTTCATCTTGCCCAGTTTGGATCTGTCGCATGCTAGCTTTATTTTGACGGCCAATGATCCGAGTTGTCTGAGCTCGCCGTTGCTGAGTCGACTACAGCAAATCGAACTACGACGCCCTAATCAAGCCATGATGCTGCAACTGCTACAGGAAATGTATCAACGGATACTAAAAGAAATGGGAGTCCAAGCTTACTTCACACCAGAGCTCCCTACGGGGTTGGCAATCCAGCTTGTTAGTCGTTCGATCAGTATCCGTGCTTTGCGCTTTAATGTGCAAACCGCCATTGAAGCCGCGGTGAAGGAGCCAGAGCTCTCGGAACTATTGGCACACCAACACTCGTTGATGCCAAAACTGCCACCACTAAACAACACGCATGTACCAAAGCCACCTTTAGGATTTTTGCCTTAA
- a CDS encoding Arm DNA-binding domain-containing protein, whose product MGAIRARKETGLLFIDFRWEGKRCREQTNLRDNATNRRKLEKMLQQIESEIKLGRFDYRRFFPESKTAESSVFNASPIKPVGSALNTNTVDGSGQKGPLFSIFIEEWLVESQITWRRSHQVNIRGMIDKYYLPAFGALGVGAITRADLLKFRSSLAKVSGRNGNVTLSANRINKIMDPLRRVFEEAADRYDFTTPFVRIKPLKVPRSDVQPFTLTEVRLIIDSVRPDFKNYYTVRFFSGMRTGEIDGLKWKYVDFERRMIMVRETIVAGEEDYTKTDSSQRDIAMCGPVFDALENQYRATGAMSEYVFCNLQGLPIDHNNITKRVWYPLLAHLGLEKRRPYQSRHTAATLWLAAGEAPEWIARQMGHANTEMLFKVYSRYVPNLTRRDGSAFERLLLANSNRDSMGDSV is encoded by the coding sequence ATGGGAGCCATTCGAGCAAGGAAAGAAACAGGGTTGTTATTTATAGATTTTCGCTGGGAAGGGAAGCGCTGTAGGGAGCAAACGAATCTGCGCGACAATGCGACAAATCGCAGAAAACTCGAAAAAATGCTGCAGCAAATCGAGTCGGAAATAAAGTTGGGCCGTTTTGACTATCGCCGGTTTTTTCCAGAGTCTAAAACTGCTGAGAGTTCAGTCTTTAACGCATCACCTATTAAACCGGTTGGCTCTGCGCTTAACACGAACACGGTGGATGGCTCGGGGCAAAAAGGCCCACTCTTTAGCATCTTCATTGAGGAGTGGCTGGTGGAAAGCCAAATAACCTGGCGGCGATCACATCAGGTGAATATTCGCGGCATGATTGATAAATACTACTTGCCCGCATTTGGGGCTTTAGGGGTCGGCGCTATCACTCGCGCTGATTTGCTCAAATTCCGGTCATCACTCGCCAAAGTATCCGGCCGGAATGGGAACGTTACCTTATCTGCTAACCGTATCAACAAGATCATGGATCCGTTGCGTAGGGTGTTTGAGGAAGCCGCCGACCGTTATGACTTTACCACGCCTTTTGTTCGGATCAAACCGCTCAAAGTACCTCGGTCAGATGTACAGCCATTTACCCTCACAGAGGTTCGGCTAATTATTGATTCTGTGCGACCTGACTTTAAGAACTACTACACAGTCCGCTTCTTCAGTGGCATGCGCACGGGTGAGATCGATGGTCTGAAGTGGAAATACGTCGATTTCGAGCGTCGCATGATTATGGTGCGTGAAACGATTGTGGCTGGAGAAGAGGATTACACCAAAACCGATTCGTCCCAACGTGATATCGCAATGTGTGGTCCAGTCTTTGATGCGTTGGAAAATCAATATCGCGCAACAGGGGCAATGTCGGAATACGTGTTCTGCAATTTGCAGGGCTTGCCCATTGATCACAACAATATCACCAAGCGAGTTTGGTATCCCTTACTTGCCCATCTTGGGCTAGAGAAACGACGCCCCTATCAATCCCGCCATACCGCTGCGACTTTATGGCTGGCAGCGGGTGAAGCGCCGGAATGGATTGCACGCCAGATGGGACATGCCAACACTGAAATGCTGTTCAAAGTGTATTCACGCTATGTCCCCAATCTCACCCGCCGTGATGGCTCTGCATTTGAACGACTGCTCTTAGCTAATTCAAACAGAGATTCTATGGGGGATAGCGTATGA
- a CDS encoding helix-turn-helix domain-containing protein, translating into MIRCHLSRLMGEKKVRVADVARATGLHRGTITLLYEETAVRIELDAMNRLCAYFGCRVEDIFEYIPEAVPNSEKAE; encoded by the coding sequence ATGATTCGGTGCCACCTATCCCGGCTAATGGGCGAAAAGAAAGTGCGAGTAGCTGATGTTGCCCGTGCAACGGGTCTGCATAGAGGGACTATTACTCTGCTGTATGAAGAGACGGCAGTACGAATTGAGCTGGATGCAATGAATAGGTTGTGCGCCTATTTTGGATGCAGAGTTGAAGACATCTTTGAGTACATTCCCGAAGCCGTGCCCAACAGCGAGAAAGCAGAATAA
- a CDS encoding RHS repeat domain-containing protein — protein MKNNKIIFSLYSLVLSALSLSSLSHAAPTPVEQPPAPVVVADSYSEDGVKQTARSSNAEIDSIDILKGSVRLSIPLFSIPGAGANLQIAWSWNSAISQTDTVHSIRVRATAGTSPVHPGTFVLELPDGQNLNFYAAKDSAGGGTYRTTTNWVLDGENGLYGKPITRWLKSPDGTVYTLDKLDENGFSYHLPSVSTDANGNQITYTYDKRYLTKMVASDGREINITWDKVRGRPTAVSAGGRTWSFNYINEKLADYDATLLAGTMQLNQPNGDAWLLDWVSYEEFMLKQPWDPRTARKPSSPLFTAVQFPTGGRINYQFNQFRVDPADCPYNCVADYEKYYREQSRAVLARKTTSDGGVWTYNHYFDNAVDNKIVVQAKWNLPKDPGNAGVFSGERTVSGPAGVQKYKFFSPYGLVNCQQDMWQVGLMLESSVANLETTTYSWAPSATGRSWEKLNDTCNSNSVPMPVMTGKAVVRDGKSFTTNYSNFDSYNRAGTISEVGDSGHTKVTQQAYLTDTSRWLMDKISTQTTHSVLGGPALSTLSRVYNANGNLVSENQDGITTSYSYFPNGYIASTTDARGFTTQFNDYYRGKSRTVIKPVGTGQEPAICPAQPNITLSRVIDDFGNVVSFTDGRRNTTSYQYDTLNRLTQVTPPRGDQTLISWSKNGRTVQRGRYTDSQIWDGFGRTIKSTINTVYINRNYDAAGRLIFESYPSQVDGDTSTYDALNRLTQISHGDGTNRSFGYSGSAVAERNERGFTTSYFYQTFGNPDQKSVIKVVPPVAGTGTDIVRDTLGKVLSVTQNGVTRNWTYDSRHFLVSRTDPEIGTTTYARDNAGNITSTKVGAQEAVSTSYDAQNRATYTSYANGGAEAVCRVYDANGNLTTLNNTAIKRTHDYDANDNLVRETMVASGNTLTLNREYNGNDVQSAIIYPNNQRLELAPDEFGTPTKLGTYAPNLVFNARNQLMDWQAANGRWDKTGYNMRGWPETHQVISSNIQNRPKPQPPAPVSPPGAQPVPPVQPGPPGSVEPNDVSADLGCRAAYPPPTGTSAGADQARALWTVNTYNPCVANWNAKGSEWSSGNGACLYKVPKPTCNHGHCNEDRYYQSLLQAWPAKYSACVSDWNGRAVAWNNYRAAYANWVAQQQNYQQQLANYNASAQAYAQYQTNLANYNQALAEYNAAVANDLPILNSTLSYDGTGNLLSITDTISADYNRSYAYDGIDRLITANAPNQWGTGTIAYDGNSNITRQQFGSWFIDYGYAANQRLASVTGGKNYSLSYDGWGNLTSRGDGQTYQFDAAGNLRWANKGAANQIAYTYDGAGTRVLSIGNGQNKLEFTALDGLLYYEKDLNTGASVNHLYLGRQKLVDVESNGTATYFHNDPTGSPLAATNATGGVIWRANYKPFGDKAFGAGAQTPIKNQQWFTGKPHEEATGLSYFGARWYDPVLGRFTAIDPVDWNEADPTNSFNRYAYANNNPFKFTDPDGRNAQLLLRGSYVVGYEVATYLGAGAFGAWLGGKLYDAIHSNRDPDTTTPVGTRGSPMDVTDGTNSPTTIGGRDYSGHSQDRMQGRGVPPSVVDNTIKNGTARPSRGGTTVYTDSKNGVEVVVNSDGKVITVKHVGKNKKENSNKNDDSGENKESGNGKGESNNAEKK, from the coding sequence ATGAAAAACAATAAAATAATATTTAGCTTATATAGTTTAGTTTTATCTGCTCTTTCGCTAAGTTCGTTGAGTCATGCGGCTCCGACACCTGTGGAGCAGCCACCCGCACCAGTCGTAGTTGCCGACAGCTATAGTGAGGATGGAGTCAAACAAACTGCACGATCATCAAACGCAGAAATAGATAGTATCGATATCCTGAAAGGTTCGGTTCGTCTATCAATCCCATTGTTCTCCATCCCAGGTGCTGGCGCTAACCTTCAAATTGCTTGGTCGTGGAACTCTGCAATTTCCCAGACAGATACGGTTCATTCAATACGTGTCCGAGCTACAGCAGGGACATCGCCAGTCCATCCAGGCACGTTCGTCCTAGAACTGCCTGATGGACAAAACCTCAATTTTTATGCAGCAAAGGACTCCGCTGGTGGCGGAACTTACCGCACCACCACAAACTGGGTATTAGATGGAGAAAATGGTCTGTATGGCAAACCGATTACGCGTTGGCTGAAATCACCGGATGGTACTGTTTATACCCTCGATAAGCTTGACGAAAATGGCTTTAGTTATCATTTGCCGAGTGTCAGCACGGATGCCAATGGCAATCAAATTACATATACCTATGACAAGCGCTATCTCACAAAGATGGTTGCCTCTGATGGTCGTGAAATCAATATCACGTGGGATAAGGTGCGGGGACGCCCGACGGCTGTGAGTGCAGGTGGGCGCACTTGGAGTTTCAATTACATCAATGAAAAACTCGCAGATTATGACGCCACACTTTTGGCTGGCACTATGCAACTCAACCAACCAAATGGTGACGCATGGTTGCTAGATTGGGTGAGTTATGAAGAGTTCATGCTCAAACAGCCTTGGGATCCTAGAACAGCGCGTAAACCCTCGTCTCCATTATTCACTGCGGTTCAATTTCCTACTGGCGGAAGAATCAATTATCAGTTCAACCAATTCCGGGTCGATCCAGCGGATTGCCCTTATAACTGCGTAGCAGACTATGAGAAATATTATCGAGAACAATCAAGAGCTGTCTTAGCCAGAAAAACAACTTCAGATGGCGGAGTGTGGACCTATAACCATTACTTCGACAATGCGGTGGACAACAAAATTGTTGTTCAAGCGAAATGGAATTTGCCTAAAGATCCTGGTAACGCAGGCGTCTTTTCTGGAGAACGAACCGTTTCTGGCCCAGCAGGGGTACAAAAATACAAATTCTTCTCACCTTATGGCCTCGTAAATTGCCAACAAGACATGTGGCAAGTTGGCCTGATGCTGGAGTCATCGGTAGCAAACTTAGAAACGACCACCTATAGCTGGGCCCCATCCGCAACTGGCCGTAGTTGGGAAAAACTAAACGACACTTGCAACTCAAATAGTGTCCCAATGCCCGTGATGACTGGTAAAGCAGTTGTGCGTGATGGGAAAAGCTTTACGACGAATTACAGTAATTTTGATTCCTATAACCGCGCCGGAACCATCAGTGAAGTTGGAGATTCGGGACACACTAAAGTGACTCAGCAGGCTTATTTGACCGATACCAGTCGCTGGTTGATGGATAAAATAAGCACGCAAACGACACATAGTGTTTTAGGTGGTCCTGCGTTATCCACGTTGTCTCGGGTTTATAACGCGAATGGCAATCTCGTTTCTGAAAACCAAGATGGCATTACTACTTCTTACTCTTATTTCCCGAACGGATATATAGCGTCAACAACGGATGCCCGAGGTTTTACGACCCAGTTTAATGATTATTATCGTGGTAAATCCCGTACTGTGATCAAGCCGGTTGGTACAGGACAAGAGCCAGCTATTTGTCCTGCACAACCAAACATCACGCTATCTAGAGTGATTGATGATTTTGGTAATGTAGTTTCATTTACTGATGGCCGTAGAAATACGACCAGTTACCAGTACGACACTTTGAATCGTTTAACCCAGGTTACGCCACCACGCGGCGATCAAACATTGATATCGTGGAGCAAGAATGGCCGCACGGTTCAGCGAGGGCGCTATACGGATAGCCAAATATGGGATGGATTTGGCCGTACGATTAAATCTACCATCAATACTGTTTACATTAATCGCAACTATGATGCGGCTGGTCGGTTGATTTTTGAGAGTTACCCTAGTCAAGTCGATGGTGATACGAGTACGTATGATGCTTTAAATCGTCTAACTCAAATTAGCCATGGTGATGGTACTAACCGTTCCTTTGGGTATAGCGGTTCTGCTGTTGCAGAAAGAAATGAGCGCGGATTTACCACCTCATATTTTTATCAAACGTTTGGAAATCCGGATCAAAAATCAGTCATTAAGGTAGTTCCACCCGTCGCAGGAACTGGAACAGACATTGTTCGGGATACCTTAGGTAAGGTTCTTTCGGTTACCCAAAATGGTGTAACGCGCAATTGGACTTATGATAGTCGCCACTTCTTAGTTTCACGCACCGATCCTGAGATTGGCACGACAACTTATGCACGCGATAACGCCGGCAATATTACAAGTACAAAAGTAGGAGCCCAAGAGGCAGTTAGCACGAGCTACGATGCTCAGAATCGTGCAACTTACACAAGCTATGCCAATGGCGGTGCTGAAGCGGTATGCCGTGTTTACGATGCCAATGGCAATCTCACTACGCTCAATAACACGGCGATCAAGCGTACACACGATTATGATGCAAACGATAATCTAGTGCGTGAAACTATGGTTGCGAGTGGGAACACCCTCACGCTCAATCGAGAATACAACGGTAATGATGTGCAAAGTGCAATCATTTATCCAAATAACCAGCGTCTCGAATTGGCGCCAGATGAGTTTGGTACACCCACTAAGCTGGGTACCTATGCTCCTAATTTGGTCTTTAATGCGCGTAATCAATTAATGGATTGGCAAGCTGCAAATGGCCGCTGGGATAAAACCGGCTACAACATGCGTGGCTGGCCTGAAACGCACCAAGTTATTTCCAGCAATATTCAGAATCGACCAAAACCACAACCCCCGGCACCCGTTTCACCACCCGGAGCTCAACCTGTGCCACCGGTACAACCTGGCCCTCCAGGTAGTGTTGAGCCAAATGATGTCAGCGCCGACCTGGGTTGTCGGGCCGCATATCCACCTCCGACAGGTACCTCAGCAGGTGCAGATCAGGCTCGAGCGCTGTGGACTGTAAATACATACAATCCATGTGTTGCTAACTGGAATGCTAAAGGCTCTGAATGGAGTAGTGGAAATGGGGCATGCTTATACAAAGTACCTAAACCAACATGCAACCACGGTCACTGCAATGAAGATCGGTACTATCAGAGCTTGCTACAAGCCTGGCCAGCAAAATACTCAGCCTGCGTTTCGGATTGGAACGGTAGAGCAGTAGCTTGGAATAATTACCGCGCAGCATATGCAAACTGGGTAGCCCAGCAGCAAAACTATCAACAGCAGCTTGCTAACTACAATGCCAGTGCACAAGCCTATGCTCAATATCAAACCAATTTAGCCAACTACAATCAAGCCTTGGCTGAATATAATGCGGCTGTCGCCAATGATTTACCTATCCTCAATAGCACCCTGAGCTACGATGGTACTGGCAATTTGCTGAGCATCACAGATACCATTTCAGCAGATTACAACCGTAGTTATGCATATGACGGAATTGATCGTCTGATCACCGCTAATGCTCCCAATCAGTGGGGTACTGGCACTATTGCCTACGATGGAAATAGCAACATTACTCGACAGCAATTTGGCAGCTGGTTTATTGATTACGGATATGCTGCAAATCAGCGATTAGCCAGTGTAACGGGAGGAAAGAACTACAGCCTAAGCTATGACGGTTGGGGCAACCTCACTAGCCGTGGCGATGGGCAGACTTACCAATTCGATGCCGCAGGCAATCTGCGCTGGGCCAATAAAGGCGCTGCAAATCAAATTGCCTATACCTACGATGGTGCTGGCACTCGCGTGCTGAGTATTGGCAATGGGCAAAATAAACTCGAATTTACAGCGCTGGATGGTCTGCTGTATTACGAGAAAGACCTCAATACAGGCGCTAGCGTTAACCATCTGTATTTGGGTCGACAAAAATTAGTTGATGTAGAAAGTAACGGAACTGCCACTTATTTCCATAACGATCCAACCGGTAGCCCACTGGCGGCAACAAACGCTACTGGAGGGGTGATTTGGCGAGCCAACTACAAGCCGTTTGGCGATAAAGCATTTGGGGCTGGTGCGCAAACCCCGATTAAAAATCAACAATGGTTCACCGGCAAACCCCATGAAGAAGCCACTGGACTAAGCTATTTCGGCGCGCGCTGGTATGATCCGGTGCTGGGCCGCTTTACTGCGATTGATCCTGTCGATTGGAACGAGGCTGACCCAACGAATAGTTTTAATCGCTACGCGTATGCGAACAACAATCCGTTCAAATTTACTGATCCAGATGGGAGAAATGCTCAGTTACTTTTAAGAGGTTCTTATGTAGTCGGTTATGAGGTCGCTACTTACTTAGGTGCTGGCGCGTTTGGTGCATGGCTGGGGGGAAAGCTATATGACGCAATACATTCTAACCGCGATCCAGACACAACTACACCTGTAGGAACGAGGGGAAGCCCTATGGATGTAACTGATGGCACAAACTCCCCGACAACAATTGGAGGTCGTGATTATAGTGGGCATTCTCAAGATCGCATGCAAGGTCGTGGCGTACCTCCAAGTGTGGTTGATAATACTATCAAGAATGGTACAGCTCGCCCAAGTAGGGGTGGAACCACTGTTTATACGGATTCGAAGAATGGTGTGGAAGTTGTGGTCAACTCTGATGGTAAAGTTATAACGGTTAAACATGTTGGAAAAAACAAGAAAGAGAACAGCAATAAAAATGATGATAGCGGCGAGAATAAAGAAAGTGGCAATGGCAAAGGAGAAAGCAACAATGCTGAGAAAAAATAA
- a CDS encoding IS3 family transposase (programmed frameshift): protein MNNKTRPTFTPEFRLECAQLVLEKGYSVRQAAQAMNVGKSTMDKWVRQLREERAGVMPKAMPMTPDQLRIRELEKRLKQVELEKEILKKGYRSLDVGLAEQFTIIAQLKQSYAVAQLCRTFEVHRSSFKAWKHTKPIRPEQVQRLSKVRELFNASNGSAGSRSIATMASAQGVQMSRYLAAKCMKQLGFSSCQQPSHAYKKTGGEHIEVPNVLARQFAVVEPNQVWCGDVTYIWLGNRWAYLAVVMDLFARKPIGWAMSLSPDSDLTCKALSHAFESRGRPKGLMFHSDQGSHYTSIKFRQLLWRCQIQQSMSRRGNCWDNSPMERFFRSLKTEWVPEVGYSSFVQAEREILDYMLGYYSQLRPHHHNGGLPPNEAERSYWLGYNNVAKIS from the exons ATGAACAACAAAACCAGACCCACATTCACGCCTGAATTTCGCCTCGAATGCGCGCAGCTTGTGCTCGAGAAAGGCTATTCCGTTCGACAAGCCGCTCAGGCAATGAACGTCGGTAAATCGACCATGGATAAATGGGTACGACAATTGCGCGAAGAGCGCGCCGGTGTGATGCCCAAGGCGATGCCAATGACGCCAGACCAACTCAGAATCCGTGAATTAGAAAAGCGCCTCAAGCAGGTCGAGCTTGAGAAAGAAATATTAAAAAAGG GCTACCGCTCTCTTGATGTCGGACTCGCTGAACAATTCACGATAATTGCTCAGCTCAAGCAGAGCTACGCTGTGGCACAGTTGTGTCGTACGTTTGAAGTCCATCGCAGCAGCTTTAAAGCCTGGAAGCACACTAAGCCAATTAGGCCAGAGCAGGTACAGCGCTTAAGCAAAGTACGTGAGTTGTTTAACGCCAGCAATGGCTCAGCGGGCTCGCGCAGCATTGCGACTATGGCCAGTGCACAAGGTGTCCAGATGAGTCGTTATCTGGCGGCCAAGTGCATGAAGCAGCTTGGGTTTAGCAGTTGCCAGCAGCCTAGTCATGCGTACAAAAAGACGGGGGGCGAGCACATTGAAGTGCCCAATGTGTTGGCACGACAGTTTGCCGTGGTCGAACCCAACCAAGTGTGGTGCGGCGATGTGACCTATATCTGGCTTGGTAATCGGTGGGCGTATCTGGCGGTGGTGATGGATTTGTTCGCCAGAAAACCCATCGGCTGGGCGATGTCGCTCTCGCCAGATAGCGATTTAACCTGCAAAGCGCTCAGCCATGCGTTTGAATCCCGAGGCCGGCCTAAAGGGCTCATGTTCCATTCTGACCAAGGTAGCCATTACACCAGCATCAAGTTCAGGCAATTATTATGGCGATGCCAGATTCAGCAAAGCATGAGCCGACGCGGCAACTGCTGGGATAACAGCCCAATGGAACGCTTCTTCCGAAGCTTAAAAACGGAATGGGTACCAGAGGTCGGCTACAGCTCATTTGTGCAAGCTGAGCGGGAAATATTGGACTACATGCTGGGCTACTACAGCCAGCTGAGGCCACACCACCATAACGGTGGTTTGCCGCCCAACGAGGCTGAGCGCAGTTATTGGCTTGGCTATAACAATGTGGCCAAAATTAGTTGA